The genomic window GTCGGCATTCTCGGGGGCCCGCTCACCTATTCAGGGCGCCTGCCCAACAAGGCCCACCCCCACCTCTTCATCACGGACGAAGTCTTCGATATCCGCCATGGACTGCTTGCAGAAGCCCTGGCCGAGGTGCGCATTGATCCCGACATCGCGGCCATCTGGCTGGAACGCGACGAGCTGTTCCGCAAGGTCATTGTCAAGAAGTCCGTCTCCGAGTGCCATGGCCGCTACAAGACAGAAGCCGTGATCGCACCGGCAAAGCCCTGAGCGGCCCCAAAAAGAAAGGGCGGTTCCAAAGAACCGCCCTTCCCCATAATTGAAATGTCCTGAAGCCTAGCGCTTGGAGAACTGGAAGCTCCGGCGGGCTTTCGCGCGGCCATACTTCTTACGTTCAACAACGCGGCTGTCGCGTGTCAGGAAGCCACCAGCCTTGAGCGTGCGGCGCAGGCCAGGCTCAAACAAGGTCAGAGCCTTGGAGATGCCGTGACGCACGGCGCCAGCCTGACCGGACAGACCGCCACCGGTGACGGTGCAGACAATGTCAAACTCGGAGGCACGTTCCGTCACAACGAGAGGCTGATTGACCAGCATCCGCAGCACGGGGCGTGCGAAGTACTTTTCCTGGTCGCGGCCGTTGACCGTGATGACGCCAGTGCCGCGCTTGATCCAGACGCGGGCGACCGCATCCTTACGCTTGCCAGTGGCATAGGAGCGGCCAAGCTCGTCAATCTTCGGATCAGGAAGAACCTCAGGTTCTGCATCAACAACCGGTGCGTCCGTGACGGCGGCTGTCATTGCATCGCCCAGATCTTCCAGGGACTTGGTTTCTGTTTCTGACATTCTCTAGTCCCTCGGCGTATTCTTGGAGTTCATGGACGCAATATCCAGCACTTCAGGCTGCTGAGCCTCATGCGGATGCTCAGTGCCCGGGTAGATCTTCAGGTTGGACATCTGCGCGCGGGACAGGGGTCCGCCCGGCAGCATGCGCTGCACGGCTTTGCGGACGATGTCCTCAGGGTTCTTGCTGGCAAGAATCCGCGTCGGATTGGTTTCCTTGATACCGCCCGGGTGGCCCGTGTGACGGTAATAGATCTTGTCGGTCATCTTCTTGCCGGTCAGAGCGATCTTGCTGGCATTGATGACGACGATGTTGTCACCGCAATCCATGTGCGGTGTGAAAGTGGGCTTGTGCTTGCCGCGAAGGCGTGTCGCGATGATGGTGGCCATACGCCCCACCACAAGGCCTTCAGCGTCGATAAGCACCCACTTCTTCTCAATATTTGAGGGGGTTGCTGTAAAAGTCTTCATTGGTCTTTTGGGTATCCTGGTAGGTGCAGCCCCAAGTGGGAGCCTTGCCGGAAAACAAAGCGCCGGACGCGATTGCCCGGCGAAACGTGACGTTGCGCGGGTTATCTAGGACGGCGCCTTTCATGTCAATCGGCGAATGCCCGAAAAAGCGCAATAAAACCAGCGGCTTCCATCTGCGGTATTTTGATACCCCAAATTTGGCGCGTCACCTAATTGATTGAATTGAGGGGCCATTTCCCGTTCAATCACTCGGGGATAATCAAAGGTTAATGGCATTGCTTGGGGTGGTGCCGGGACCTTGCGCTTTGAAGCGCGCGTAAACTGGGGAAATCATCATGCCGGACGACGGTAGCAATCCGAGTGCACAGGGGTCTTCGCAGGCCAAACCGGCTGAAACGCCGACGCAAAAGGCTCCTGCGCCTGCCCCAACACCGGCAGCGGCCCGGCCCGCTGCACCCCGTCCCCTCTCTCAATCAGCGCCTGCGCCCACCAGAGCACCTGCACCGGCAACCCCGGTCGCGGATGGCAAGCTCGTGCTCGGCAAGGGGGTGTCATTGGCAGGCCACGTCACCAACGCTGTCAGTGTCCTGGTCGAGGGTGATTTCAGTCAGGCGACCATCGAGGCCGGTGAACTGGTGATTGGCCAGGCCGGCCGCATCACCGGTCAGGCCGTCGTGACAAGCGCTGAAGTCCGCGGGCATTTTGAAGGTGAGTTGACCGTTCAGGACGAATTGATCGTCCATGAAACCGGCAGCGTCAGCGGCACCATTCGGTATGGCGAGTTTCAGGCAACCCGGGGCGCCCGCCTGGAAGGCGATATCCGCACCATTGGCTCCGAGGCCCCTGCCCGCGCAGATGCACCTGCGGAGGCGGAGCCCGCTGAAGTTCAGGCCGAGGCACCGGCCCCCGAGCCAGACAAACGCAGCATCGGCGGCATGCTTCGGCGCAAATAGCGCTTGGCCACTTGGCCAACTGACGTCTTGAGGGGGGCTGACGCGGTCCCTCCGGGGCCTTAGGCTTTCCCAAATGCATTTGGGAGGATGCCTCATGTCACACGCCGCTGCTGCCGTCGCTGATCCGGTTCTGATTGAACACCTGGACAAAGGCGTCGCCCGCCTGACGCTGAACCGTCCAAAGGCGCGCAACAGCCTGTCGGATGCGTTGATCGCGTCACTCCATGAAGCCGTGACCCGTTTGGGCAATGACCCTGCCGCCCGCGTCATCATTCTCGATGGTGCCGGCCCCGGCTTTTGCGCTGGCCATGATCTCAAGGAAATGACGGCCCACCGTCAGGATGCGGATGGCGGCAAGGCCTATTTTCAGGATCTGGTGTCGCGCTGTTCGGCCATGATGCAGGCCATCGTGCGCTGCCCCAAGCCGGTGATCGCTCGCGTGCATGGCATTGCGACCGCTGCCGGCTGCCAGCTTGTTGCCAGCTGCGATCTCGCACTCGCCAGCAACGACGCGCACTTTGCAACGCCGGGGGTCAATATCGGCCTGTTCTGTTCAACACCTATGGTGGCGCTCTCTCGAAACGTCTCGCGCAAGCACGCCATGGAGATGCTGTTGCTGGGCGAAATGCTGGATGCCAAACGCGCCGCGCAATTCGGGCTCATCAATCACTGCGTGTCAGGTGACTTTCTTGATGAAGAAGTAAACGCCTGGGCCAAGCGCATTGCCGCAAAATCCTCCCACACGCTGGCCATCGGCAAGCAAGCCTTCTACGACCAGCTTGAGCACGGCCTGAGCGACGCCTACGCCTATGCAGGTCAGGTCATGGTGCAAAACATGATGGCGCACGATGCCGAGGAAGGCATCACAGCCTTCATCGAGAAGCGCAGTCCTACCTGGGAAGATCGGTAAGCAAAGTGTCACCCTCGCACTTTACCGGTAAAGTCCCTGAACAATTCAAGCAGTTTACAGGCTTCTTCCATCAGGACATGGACGGAGGATTTGAGGAAGCTATCAGTGCATATGTGGATGGCGCGCCACCGGGTGAAGCGCTACTAGTTACACAATACTTTCAGGCCGTAATTGACCTCAATCTTGACGATAGCCAACTTAAATCATTCTGGTTTGACTGGGCCTTGGCCGAGTGGGGCCCGGCTCGAGAAATGCAGGAATTTCTTCAAGAACTACAAGACATGTTGACGGCGGCCATCGAGAAGAAAGCGGCGACTAATGAGTAGAACGAACCGCGTCGATGTAAATTTTCCCGATGGTTTCTTTGTGCTCGATAAAAGTCCTCAGGACTCTCTCATCGAAAATATCCGGCGTAATCCGCCCTTCCCCATTCGACAACGCCTGGCACACCTCCTCATGAGTTTTGCCCGGCTTGTAGGATCGTTCCCGGCGTAACGCGTCATAGACATCGCACAAGCTGACAATGCGCGACGCCATGCTCGTCTGATTGTTTCTCAGCCCATAGGGATAGCCCGAGCCATCCGCGTGCTCGTGATGCTCTAGGGCAATCTGGCTGGCCAGTCTCATGAGTGGAAATTTCGCGGTCTGCAGTATCTTGGCGCCCGCCAAGGCATGCCCCTGCATGATCCGGTTCTGGTCCGGCGTCAGGACACCTGACGCGTGCAGGATGGCCGGTGGGATCGACATCTTGCCAACGTCATGAAGTCGTGCGGCAAGGCCGATGGCTTCGGCTTCCTCTGGTGACGAGCCCATAAAGGTCGCGATATGTTTGGCAAGAAGGCCCACCGTGTGCTCGTGGTCAGCCGTGTGCGCATCTGTGGCTGAATGCGCGGCATGGACACACGACAGTGCATCCACATGGGCGGCATTCAAAAGATGGACTGCAGGCATGATCAACCCTTCCTGCCCCAACGATTAAAGCAGCGGGATTAAGGTCTGATTACTAATAGTTGCGGTCCGGTTGCAATTTCTGCAGTTCGGGGTGATGGCTCATTCTGGAATTTGAGGGTTTGTGCCAGAAACACCCACCCATCTGACTGGACGACCGCATGACGCCCGGTGTTTAGTGCCTGTCCACAAATCGGGACCATCCAATGCCCACCTATTCAGACGATCTCATCCGCACCCTCTTTGAAAACACCAAGGTCATTGCCCTTGTTGGCGCGAGTCCGAAGTCCCATCGCGCAAGCAACGAAGTGATGGGCTTCCTGCTGCGCGAAGGCTTTGACGTGTATCCGGTCAACCCGCTCAAGGTCGGCCAGGAAATTCACGGACGGACGGTTCTGGCATCCCTTGCCGACGTCCCGGTGCCCATCGACATGGTGGATGTGTTCCGCAATGCGAGTGTTGCCGGTGAGACCGTGGACGAGGCCATCGCCGTGGGGGCCAAATCCGTATGGATGCAGCTGGGCGTCATTGACGAGGCCGCAGCCAAACGGGGGGAAGCGGCCGGACTGACAGTCATCATGGACCGCTGCCCCGCCATCGAAATTCCGCGCCTTCGGGCCGCATGAACCAACATCTTCAGACCACAAAATGATCCGTACAGGGAGTACAACAGATGAGTGAACAGGGATTTTCAACACGCGCCGTCCACGCAGGCGCGGCCCCCGACCCCACCACCGGCGCCCGCGCCACACCGATCTACCAGACATCATCCTATGTATTTGACGATGTGGACCATGCCGCCCGGCTGTTTGGCCTGCAGGAATTCGGCAATATCTACAGCCGTATCATGAACCCCACGCAGGCTGTGCTTGAAGAGCGCATCGCATCGCTTGAAGGCGGTACGGCGGCATTGGCCACAGCCTCTGGTCATGCGGCACAGCTGTTGATTTTCCACGCCATCATGCAGCCCGGTGACCGCTTTGTGGCCGCCAAGCAGCTTTATGGCGGCTCCATCAACCAGTTCGGCCACGCCTTCAAGAAGTTTGACTGGCATGTGGACTGGGTCGACATGGCGGACCCGGCTGCCGTGAAGGCCGCGATTGGCCCCAAGACCCGTGCGATCTTCATGGAGTCCATTGCCAACCCCGGTGGCGTTGTTCAGGACGTGACGGCGATCGCGGCGATTGCCAAGGAAGCGGGCATTCCGCTCATCGTCGACAACACCATGGCGACACCCTATCTGTGCCGCCCCATTGAATTGGGGGCGGACATCGTCTGCCACTCGCTGACCAAGTTCATTGGCGGTCATGGCAACTCCATCGGCGGGATCATCGTGGACGCCGGCACCTTTGACTGGTCTGCCTCCGGCAACTACCCGACCCTGTCCGAACCGTGTGACAGCTATCACGGCCTTAAGATGCACGAGACCTTCGGCAACATCGCCTTTGCGATCACCTGCCGTGTGCTCGGCCTGCGCGACCTTGGTCCCGCCATCTCACCGCAGAATGCGTTCCTGCTGCTGACAGGGTGTGAAACCCTGGCCCTGCGCATGGAACGTCATTGCCAGAACGCCATCACCGTTGCCGAGCACCTCAAGGGCCATGACAAGGTCTCCTGGGTGTCCTATGCGGGCCTGAAGGAAGATCCGGGTCACGCCTTGATGCAGAAGATCAGCCCCAAGGGCGCCGGTGCCGTCTTCACCTTCGGGCTGAAGGGTGGATTTGAAGCAGGCAAGACCCTGTGCAACTCGGTGGAGATGCTGTCTCACCTGGCCAATATCGGCGACACCAAGTCCCTGATCATTCACCCCGCGTCCACCACCCACGCCCAGCTGTCACCGGAGCAACGTGCAGCAGCGGGCGCCGGTGATGACACCGTGCGTGTGTCTGTCGGCATTGAAGATGCCGCCGACATCATTGCGGATATTGATCAGGCTCTGGCCAAGGCCTGAGTGCGACCCGCATCGGGCGTACCGTGGACAGCGATGTGAAGCTGCACCATGGCGACGCCCAGCACGATGACCGCGCCGAACTGGTGGAGTCCGCCAAGCCAGACCGGCACCACGGCAACCAGCGTCCAGATGCCAATGAGTATCTGGACGCTGATCGCTGTCGCAAACCACATGGCGGCCCGGCGCTGAAGCCTGTCTGCCCCAGCCGCCACGACGCGCCAGCAGAAAATCACAGTCAGTATGGCAATGAGATAGGCCACCATCCGGTGATTGAACTGGACGGTCAGATGCTGCTCGAACGCCGCCGCAGGCACGGTGTAGATCCCGTCTGGAATAAATGCCCCATCCATGAGCGGCCAGGTGTTGTAGATCATCCCGGCATCGAGCCCGGCCACAAACGCACCCAGCACAATTTGCACATAGACCAGCAGCACTAGCCCGCCGGTCCAGCCGACCCAACGGCGATGTATCTCGTCGGCCGTGCCGCGGAGAATATCAAGCGCCACCCAGACCAGCGCCGCGAAGATCAGGAACGCCAGTCCCAGATGGGCTGCCAGCCGGTATTGGGAGACACTGACACGCTCCGTGAGGCCGGACGCGACCATGTACCAGCCCATGAAGCCCTGCATCCCGCCTAGTACAAACAGGCCGGCGCAAACCCATGCCAACCGCCCGCGAAGGCGGCCCGTGGCGAGAAACCAGACGAAGGGCACGAAGAACGCCAGACCAATCAACCGGCCTAGAAACCGATGCCCCCACTCCCACCAGTAGATGGTCTTGAATTCGTCCAGGCTCATGCCCTTGTTGACCAGCTGGTACTGCGGGATTTGCCGATACTTGTCGAACTCTTCCTGCCACATCTCGGCACTCAGCGGCGGGATCGACCCGGTCACCGGTTTCCACTCGGTGATCGACAGGCCGGACCCGGTCAAACGCGTCAGACCACCGACAACCACCATCAACGCGACGAGGGCGGCAACACCCAGCAGCCAGATGGCAATGGGACGGGTATCTGTACGGCTGGTTTCCAACGGGCTGCTCATGGGACGGATTGACGCTCGGGCTGGTGCTTTTGGCCATCTCGGCCTAAATGACTGAGTTCGAGTGACAACATAGACTGATGAACCCCACGTGCGCAGCGGCGCGATGCCGCATCATATGGCAGACCACCATGGATCCATCAGTGACCGATTTTGGAGACCGCCCATGACATTCGGCATTCCCATGCGCTGGCGCAAACTCATTGGCCTCGTGGTGCTGCTGGTGTTCATGTTCCTCTATGCGATGTTTGTAATGACATTTGCGGTCTACAAACTTCCCGAAAACGGCATCTTGGAGTTCGCCTATTTTCTGGCAGCCGGTATTCTGTGGGCCATTCCGGCGGGCTTCCTCATCAAGTGGATGCAGATACCTGACCCCGGCACCCCGCCGCAGCAAATCTAGTCTGCCGTCTGTTGGTCTCTCGCAATTTCAGTGATGAGATCTGCTGCCTGACGCGCGCCGCCCTCAGCCCTTAGCAAGCTGCCAATGTCCTCTGCAGCCGATGCAATGGCTGGATCAAGCGCCTGGATGATGCGATCAGCCAGGACCTGTCCGGTGATTTTCTTTTGCTTCACCGGGCGTGGCCCGGCGCCAAGGCGAGCCACCACATACCCCCAGAACGGCTGATCGCCAAATACGGGACAGATGACCGTCGGCCGCCCCCAGCGCAAACCTTCGTGCGTGCTGCCGGCACCGCCATGGTGCACCACAGCCGCACAGCGCGGGAACAGCCAGCTGTGAGGCGCGCTCTCCAATGCAAAATGCTGCGGCGGAAGATCACCGCCGGATAACCCGCTCCAGCCGGTTGCGATGATGCCGCGTTGCCCGGCCATGTCCAATGCAGCCACAACATCGCGCGTCAGTGCCCGGGCGTCCTGCGATGGCATGCTCCCAAAGCCGACATAAACTGGAGCAGGACCAGCACTCAAGAATGCCTCGAGATCGGCAGGCGGCTGCCAGGTGTCATCAGGGTCAACGAACCAGTAACCGGTTGTCCTTTCGTGGATGCCATAATCATCCGGACTCGGAACAAGGTGCTGGCTGAAGGCGTGAAACCGCGGCACGGGATTGCCCGCAGGGTGATACCCGGTCAGGACATCAATCGAAGATTTGGAGGGCACGTCCTGGCGCTTGGCAAACCATTTCCTGAGGAGTGAGCTGTAGCCGAGCCGCGTCAGCCACAGGAATGCGCGGTTCAGTCGCCGCGTCAGCAATCCGGATCGTCGCCAAGGATAAATCGGGTTTGGAAAGGCACCTGTGAGGGTATACGCGGGCTGCAGGTAAACAGGCATGGCCATGATGCCCAAGGAGCGCGCCGCATAAACCGCTGAAAAGGCCTTGGGGTGATAGACGATGACATCAGGGTGTTCGCGATGAGCCACGTCCCAGACATCCTGCAGCTGCGTCTGCATCAGGTCCTGAGAAAGCCGCCACGCGCGGATGAGCCCACGCACCGACCGCATGCCCTCCATCAGGACGGAGCCTTCCAGCTCAGCCTGCATATCAACGGAAACAGGCGCTGACCGAAGCCCCGCCTTTTCAATCATGTCTGTGAAGTTGGCGGCCGTTGAGACAGCCACATCGTGGCCATCTGATTTGAGCGCGCACCCAAGCGCGATGAAAGGTTGAACATCGCCACGTGACCCCAACGTCATCAACAAAATGCGCACAAGGTCACCTTTCTACCCCACGACGGCCTCATGTGGCGGACGCACAGGGCAGTGACAAGGCTTAGTCGAAACGGCCAAACGTCATCTTGTTGAGGGCAAGAAAGGCAACCATGAAGATGGCAATCGCAATAATGGCGGACATGACACGTCTTTCGTCTGGGGGCGACTCATCGGGAGCCGCCGTGATTTGATCAACTGCGGCGGACTATAGAGGGTTCCCCTCCAATTCCAAGATGCGGCTTTTTGGCCGTTCGCTCGTTTCCGACCATGGGTCATTTTTGTTTTGACGCACCGGCATGAAGGGCTGACACTCTCCCCAAGCCGCAAAGGGCATTCAAAAAAACGACCCGGAGGAACCCCATGTCAGCCAATATGTCAGCCATACGTTCAGGTCTCATCGCGGCCGCCTTTGCCTTTGCAGCAGGTCCGGTCATCGCCGAAGACTATGCTGCTCCAGCAGCGGACGCGTCGGCATCTGCCGCGGAAGAAGCCCCGCAGATGACAACCGGCAATGGTGAGGAAAACTGGATCATCACCGAAGGTGCCACACGTAACGGCGCGACCTTCACGTTTCCCGAAGTTCACATTGCAGAAAATGGCTGGCTGGTGATGCATCCCTTTGAGGACGGCAAACCCAATGGCGACATTTATGTGGGTCATACCTATGTGGGCAAGGGAACCAATGCCGACGTGGAAATCACCGTCGACGATGAGCCAGCCGTCGGCGAGATGTTTATTGTGATGCTTCACAGCGACGTCAACGAGGACAAGGTGTTTGACTTTGTGTTCGTCAATGAGCGCGAAGTGGCAGACAAGGCCGTGTTCGAGGGCATGAAGATGATTGCCCACCCCTACCCGGCACCCTAGTCCGCACTCTGGACGGCAGCACGGGTCCTAAGCGACATTCACCCGGCGGAACTTGTTCCAAAGGGCGAATGGCGCACCACCCAGCAGGACTTCAACAAGATCAACATCCTGAAAGTCGCCATTAAGCGACAGGCGCGGCAAGGCCCGCAGATGATTGCCATGGGCATCAAACAACAGGCCCTTGCGCGTCGTCACGGCAGACGCAAAGCGCTGCTCTGAAGACAGATCAAACTCGCGCAGACCAGCGGACCCTTCGTCCCCATAGGGATAGGCAAAGTGGCGTGGCCGCACGCCAAGCTCTGACTCAAGACGCGCTGTACCCGCCATCATGTCTTCGCGCGCCCGGTCCAGTGGCAGTTTTGCCAGCGCAAAGTGTGAGGCCGTATGCGCCCCGATGGTGCATAGCGGATGATCATTGAGGCGGCGCACATCGTCCCAGCGCATGGAGAGCGAGGACGCCAGGGCCTGTCCATCGACACCGGCAAGCTCTGCAAGGCGGGCAACCGCATGTCGCGCATCATCCTCGCTGACATCACGCAGACGCCAATAGACACTTTCCCACGCGCCACGCATTTCCTTTTCGGTGTGGGCAGCGTGGGAGATCGTCTCGCCACCGATGTCCATTTCGACATGGTCCAGTGCCCGGATGGAGGCTTCAAGCGTCAGCCACCAAAGATCGGCAATACCGTCCGGCAGGTCGGACGCCACATAGACCGCAAATGGCGCGGCATGCTTTTCAAAGATCGGCAGCGCCAGATCAGCATTGTCGAGATAGCCATCGTCAAAGGTAAAGGCTGCAAAGGGACCCGGACCTCCCTTGCGCAACCGACGAACCATCTCGTCCAGATCGACAATGTCATATCCCAGGTCGCGAACCCGCGAGATCACCGCATCAAGAAATGCCGGTGTTACTTCCAGACCCCGGTTGGGTGCGAAATCATGTGACCGCGGTGCCTGCTCCACCACGCGATGCAGCATGAAGATGGCCCCAAGACCGCGCCAGCTATTGCCCAGCACCCGATGCGCCCGCGTTGTGCGCAGGGTGCTCAGACCAAACTTCAAGACATCACTGCCAACCAGACGCATCGCCAAAACTCACCGCTGCAATTAACCAGGCCGCAGACTACCGCCCAGTGATTGCCAAGCGATTGACGCGGCCTTGCGCGGACACAAAAGACGCAATGGCACCCTTTTTGCGGATAGACCCTTAGAAATCGGGTCCCCAAAAGGTAATCACATGAACGCCAGCGCAGCTCTGAAACACGAAGAACTGTTGAATAATCAACAGTTTGTCGACCCCATCGGGGCTGACGACATGGTTTTCAGCACGACCAGCGACATCGCGTCGCTCCAGCGCATCTGGCGCAACCTGGAGCAACGAAGCGCCGCGCATGTGTTCCAAACATGGGCCTGGGTCTCAAATTGGCACAGTCACATCGGGCAGGCGCGCGGCATCACCCCGCATATCATTATGGCGAGCAGTCCCGACGGTACGTTGCGCGCCCTCCTGCCCATGGGCATCGAGACCCGTGCCGGGCTGCGGACACTGGTCTGGCTCGGCGATGAACATGCGGACTTCAAGGGGCCGGTGATCGACAAGTCCCTGCTCGCAGGTCTGACAACCGACGCCACGAAAAAACTCTTTGATAAAGCCTTCCGTCTCACCCGTGGGATCGACGCGGTGAAGCTGGTCGACATGCCAACGTTGCTGAATGATGCCCTGCACCCGCTGCTGGTCTATCCCAGTCAGCTGGCACCGGCGGGATCTCATTCCCTGACCATCAACGAAACGTTCGACGCCCTCTACAAGGCCCGGCGCGGCAGTTCCTCGCGCAAGAAACTGCGGCAGAGATCACGACGGCTGGCAGAGGCCGCTGGCCCCACAAAGTTCAAGGTCGCGCGGACACCTCAGGCACGCTCGGAAGCCATCTCCGTGCTGATTGAACAAAAACGTGCCCGACTGGCTGAAATGGGTGCCGGGGACATTTTCGCATCCTCCAATGTGCGTGCGTTCTATCGCACCCTCGCTGAGCAGCACCCGGAGATTTGCCAGCTCTCCACCTTCCAGGCCGGTGATGACATTGTTGCCGCCAACTGGGGCCTGACCTGGGGCAGCCGGTACTACTACGTGCTGTCCACCATGACCGACGGGGAGTACCGCACTTATTCGCCTGGTCAGTTGCACCTCAATGAGCTTATCGAGTGGAGCACCATTCGTGGCTTTGACGTGTTCGATTTCACGGTCGGCGATGAAGACTACAAGGATGACTGGTGTGACACGTCAACGGACCTTTTTGACGTTTACATTGGCTTAACCATCAAGGGCCGCGCCCTTGCTTGGGGGCAGGCAAAAACCCGCGCCGCGAAGCGTTTCATCAAGCAGTCGCCACGTCTGTGGTCTGTGGCAAAAAGGCTCAGAAAACGGCTGTATGACTACCGAACGCATACGGCTTAGTAACCCCCTTATGCGACTGTTTCGCTGAACACACAGCCAGCACCGGCTTTGATTTTAGTGAACTGTTACATTTGGGGAGCCCCAGGCATGTCCCGCATTCTGGATATCACACAAGAAAATGCCGATCGTTTTTCGACCGGCACCGTGCAGGCCAAGCACCGCTTTTTGGAAAGCGGCCTGTTCGAGGACGATGCGCTCGCGGAGCTGATTGAAGGCTATCCCGAAGAGCATATGAGCATCCACACAACAACACTCAATCCCGACGGTGTGGAGACCTGGCGTCATGGCTCCATGAAGGGCCGCACCGGTGCTGATGTGATTGAGGCGATCAAACATGGCAAGCTCTGGATCAACCTCCAGCACATGGAAGACGTCGCGCCACGTTACCACGCGCTGGTCGCCCGGGCGCTTGATGATGTGACGGAGAAAAATCCGTCTCTCAAGCACATGCGGCACAACACCGGCATTCTGATTTCCAGCCCGTCGGCGCGGGTGCTCTATCACTGCGATATTTCGCCGGTGGTCCTGTGCCACATCCGGGGTGCAAAGCGTCTTTGGCTCTATCCCAACACGGACGAGTTCATTTCAAACAACTCTCGCGAGCAGGTCGTGCTGCGCGAAACGGAAGAAGAAGTGCCCTACTCCGAAGACATGGATGCCCATGCCCAGGTCTTTGATCTGAAGCCCGGTGATCTTCTGTCCTGGGAAATGCAGGCACCGCATCGCGTGGACAACATCGAAGGTCTCAATGTGTCCATGACAACGGCCTACTACACGCCCGAAGCCATGAAGCAGTATGGCGTCATCTACGGCAATGGCGTGCTGCGTCGTCTGTTCGGCATGAACCCTAAAAGCGTCGACACCAAGGGCCTTGCCGCCATGATCAAGTGCGGGCTGGCCTTTGCCGTGAAGAAGACCGGCGTCCTTGAGGCCAATGAACGCGAATTCGTCACGACCTTCGAGGTCGATCCCACGCAGGAGCTTGGCTATGTGGAGTTTGAGGGACATCGGGCCTAGCGCCTGATGTTCGCCCAGGTGCACACATGTCTCAGAATGCCGCGTCACCCACATCCATAATCAGGTCTCCCGCGTCATCTGCCGGTGACGCATCGCTGCACATTGTCCGGTCAATCGACGATGTGCAGTACCGGGTTTCGATCTACCACAATCTGGATGACTGCGCCGTTGCGTGGCGGTTGCTGGAGCAAACAGCTCACGCGACGGCCTT from Candidatus Phaeomarinobacter ectocarpi includes these protein-coding regions:
- a CDS encoding glycosyltransferase, with protein sequence MTLGSRGDVQPFIALGCALKSDGHDVAVSTAANFTDMIEKAGLRSAPVSVDMQAELEGSVLMEGMRSVRGLIRAWRLSQDLMQTQLQDVWDVAHREHPDVIVYHPKAFSAVYAARSLGIMAMPVYLQPAYTLTGAFPNPIYPWRRSGLLTRRLNRAFLWLTRLGYSSLLRKWFAKRQDVPSKSSIDVLTGYHPAGNPVPRFHAFSQHLVPSPDDYGIHERTTGYWFVDPDDTWQPPADLEAFLSAGPAPVYVGFGSMPSQDARALTRDVVAALDMAGQRGIIATGWSGLSGGDLPPQHFALESAPHSWLFPRCAAVVHHGGAGSTHEGLRWGRPTVICPVFGDQPFWGYVVARLGAGPRPVKQKKITGQVLADRIIQALDPAIASAAEDIGSLLRAEGGARQAADLITEIARDQQTAD
- a CDS encoding DUF7282 domain-containing protein, with product MSANMSAIRSGLIAAAFAFAAGPVIAEDYAAPAADASASAAEEAPQMTTGNGEENWIITEGATRNGATFTFPEVHIAENGWLVMHPFEDGKPNGDIYVGHTYVGKGTNADVEITVDDEPAVGEMFIVMLHSDVNEDKVFDFVFVNEREVADKAVFEGMKMIAHPYPAP
- a CDS encoding polysaccharide deacetylase family protein, whose amino-acid sequence is MRLVGSDVLKFGLSTLRTTRAHRVLGNSWRGLGAIFMLHRVVEQAPRSHDFAPNRGLEVTPAFLDAVISRVRDLGYDIVDLDEMVRRLRKGGPGPFAAFTFDDGYLDNADLALPIFEKHAAPFAVYVASDLPDGIADLWWLTLEASIRALDHVEMDIGGETISHAAHTEKEMRGAWESVYWRLRDVSEDDARHAVARLAELAGVDGQALASSLSMRWDDVRRLNDHPLCTIGAHTASHFALAKLPLDRAREDMMAGTARLESELGVRPRHFAYPYGDEGSAGLREFDLSSEQRFASAVTTRKGLLFDAHGNHLRALPRLSLNGDFQDVDLVEVLLGGAPFALWNKFRRVNVA
- a CDS encoding GNAT family N-acetyltransferase, which translates into the protein MNASAALKHEELLNNQQFVDPIGADDMVFSTTSDIASLQRIWRNLEQRSAAHVFQTWAWVSNWHSHIGQARGITPHIIMASSPDGTLRALLPMGIETRAGLRTLVWLGDEHADFKGPVIDKSLLAGLTTDATKKLFDKAFRLTRGIDAVKLVDMPTLLNDALHPLLVYPSQLAPAGSHSLTINETFDALYKARRGSSSRKKLRQRSRRLAEAAGPTKFKVARTPQARSEAISVLIEQKRARLAEMGAGDIFASSNVRAFYRTLAEQHPEICQLSTFQAGDDIVAANWGLTWGSRYYYVLSTMTDGEYRTYSPGQLHLNELIEWSTIRGFDVFDFTVGDEDYKDDWCDTSTDLFDVYIGLTIKGRALAWGQAKTRAAKRFIKQSPRLWSVAKRLRKRLYDYRTHTA
- a CDS encoding cupin-like domain-containing protein, coding for MSRILDITQENADRFSTGTVQAKHRFLESGLFEDDALAELIEGYPEEHMSIHTTTLNPDGVETWRHGSMKGRTGADVIEAIKHGKLWINLQHMEDVAPRYHALVARALDDVTEKNPSLKHMRHNTGILISSPSARVLYHCDISPVVLCHIRGAKRLWLYPNTDEFISNNSREQVVLRETEEEVPYSEDMDAHAQVFDLKPGDLLSWEMQAPHRVDNIEGLNVSMTTAYYTPEAMKQYGVIYGNGVLRRLFGMNPKSVDTKGLAAMIKCGLAFAVKKTGVLEANEREFVTTFEVDPTQELGYVEFEGHRA